One window of the Mycobacterium sp. SVM_VP21 genome contains the following:
- a CDS encoding ferrous iron transport protein A has translation MRRWRRRSSQGTESATVLADLAPGQRATITGAASHAPPAVANRLRQLGFRPATRVDVVRRAPLGDPTIYRVQDTELCLRRREARLIEIDPEIDVGGGQR, from the coding sequence ATGCGCAGGTGGCGGCGGCGATCGTCGCAGGGAACCGAATCGGCGACCGTGCTCGCCGATTTGGCGCCGGGCCAGCGAGCCACCATCACCGGTGCCGCATCGCACGCCCCTCCGGCGGTGGCAAATCGACTGCGCCAGCTCGGATTCCGTCCAGCCACCCGCGTCGACGTGGTCCGCCGGGCCCCGCTGGGCGATCCCACCATCTACCGCGTGCAAGACACCGAACTGTGTCTGCGGCGCCGGGAAGCCCGGCTGATCGAAATCGACCCAGAAATCGACGTCGGCGGTGGTCAGCGATGA